A portion of the Kineosporia corallincola genome contains these proteins:
- a CDS encoding 3' terminal RNA ribose 2'-O-methyltransferase Hen1, translating into MFLTITSTSEDAESPATDLGYLLHKHPDRAQKFGLPVGTAHVFYPQADAATCTAALLLEVDPIALVRGRGPRPLDGFSLAQYVNDRPYAASSMLAVALGKVFRTAITGRCEARPDLVGVPMQLDLHVPALPCRGGADVARRMFEPLGWTTRITPIPLDTELGWGDSRYVDLRLSGRMLLSEALGQLYVLLPVLDDAKHYWVSPDEVDKLVRAGEGWLAEHPERTLITERYLRHQRRLVNDAAERFAGLEDASVPDEETEFPADVPLDAPADVPLNAPADESVGEPAGQPAAEPVVESTTESAGAAAAEDAEAATAAPERPLTLAAQRLAEVAETLEASGAQSVADLGCGEGKLLRRLLADTRYQRLLGVDVSHRSLEIASRRLRLDQVPDRVRARIELRQSSLVYVDPGLAGFDAAVLMEVIEHIDLSRLPALVSGVFGTARPGVVLVTTPNIEYNAQYGLVDGETRHTDHRFEWDRGQFQTWATSVAEQYGYSVRFKAVGDEDPEAGPPTQMAVFTAGSAPEVSR; encoded by the coding sequence GTGTTCCTGACCATCACCTCGACCAGCGAGGATGCCGAGTCACCGGCCACCGATCTGGGCTACCTGCTGCACAAGCACCCGGACCGGGCGCAGAAGTTCGGGTTGCCCGTCGGCACCGCACACGTGTTCTACCCCCAGGCCGACGCCGCCACCTGCACCGCCGCCCTGCTGCTGGAGGTGGACCCGATCGCGCTGGTGCGCGGTCGTGGCCCCCGTCCGCTCGACGGCTTCTCGCTGGCGCAGTACGTGAACGACCGGCCCTACGCCGCATCGTCCATGCTCGCCGTGGCCCTGGGCAAGGTGTTCCGCACCGCCATCACCGGGCGCTGCGAGGCCCGGCCCGACCTGGTCGGCGTGCCCATGCAGCTCGATCTGCACGTCCCCGCACTGCCCTGCCGGGGTGGGGCCGACGTGGCCCGGCGGATGTTCGAGCCGCTCGGCTGGACCACCCGGATCACCCCGATCCCGCTGGACACCGAGCTCGGCTGGGGCGACTCGCGCTACGTCGACCTGCGGCTGAGCGGGAGAATGCTGTTGTCCGAGGCGCTCGGCCAGCTCTACGTGCTGCTGCCGGTGCTCGACGACGCCAAGCACTACTGGGTCAGCCCGGACGAGGTGGACAAGCTGGTCCGGGCCGGTGAGGGCTGGCTGGCCGAGCACCCGGAACGCACCCTGATCACCGAGCGGTACCTGCGCCATCAGCGACGGCTGGTGAACGACGCGGCCGAGCGGTTCGCGGGGCTGGAAGACGCCTCGGTGCCCGACGAGGAGACCGAGTTCCCGGCCGACGTGCCCCTCGACGCACCGGCCGACGTGCCCCTCAACGCACCGGCCGACGAGTCAGTCGGGGAACCGGCCGGTCAGCCTGCCGCCGAGCCGGTCGTCGAGTCGACCACCGAGTCCGCCGGCGCGGCTGCCGCCGAAGATGCCGAAGCCGCGACGGCTGCACCGGAGCGCCCGCTCACGCTGGCCGCGCAGCGGCTGGCCGAGGTGGCCGAGACGCTGGAGGCCTCCGGCGCACAGAGCGTGGCCGACCTGGGCTGTGGCGAGGGCAAACTGCTCAGGCGCCTGCTCGCCGACACCCGGTACCAGCGTCTGCTGGGCGTCGACGTGTCGCACCGATCGCTCGAGATCGCCTCCCGCAGACTGCGTCTCGACCAGGTGCCCGACCGGGTGCGGGCCCGCATCGAGCTGCGCCAGTCGTCACTGGTGTACGTCGATCCGGGCCTGGCCGGTTTCGACGCGGCGGTGCTGATGGAGGTGATCGAGCACATCGACCTGTCCCGGCTGCCCGCCCTGGTGTCCGGCGTGTTCGGCACGGCCCGGCCCGGCGTGGTGCTGGTCACCACCCCGAACATCGAGTACAACGCCCAATACGGCTTGGTGGACGGCGAGACGCGGCACACCGACCACCGTTTCGAGTGGGACCGCGGCCAGTTCCAGACCTGGGCCACGTCAGTCGCAGAGCAGTACGGCTACAGCGTGCGCTTCAAGGCGGTCGGCGACGAGGACCCGGAGGCCGGCCCTCCCACCCAGATGGCCGTGTTCACTGCTGGTTCCGCCCCGGAGGTGTCCCGATGA
- a CDS encoding methyl-accepting chemotaxis protein: MGLLTTLTGRAPAAASLHAALHDPADPTRAVLDSLYANVLVADPDLRLIWTNQLAWATLQDLAPALRNSFGVGLDDLLGGSIHRFHQDPSRIERILHEAGGLPRTAVFTFGGVTLRTLINAVTDGYGTRLGYVVVWDNVTDRNARASATFAGSEEVTGRLDALSRSLAETAGDTSLQATNAAGATDQMNSAVREIARASSEATDQVQRTVEATADSLKQLRRLQTMSSEIGGILRMIETVAGQTKMLALNATIEAARAGEAGKGFAVVADEVKQLAETTTGSISDIENKIKDIQQAANGSAEATAGIDALVDRIRESQETIAAAIEQQSATTASIADTISVIAERAQHTSDQATQVQHAVNSVQDQTRVLREIIDA, encoded by the coding sequence ATGGGACTGCTGACGACACTGACCGGAAGGGCCCCCGCGGCCGCCTCGCTGCACGCGGCGCTGCACGACCCGGCCGACCCGACCCGGGCGGTGCTGGACAGCCTGTACGCCAACGTCCTGGTGGCCGATCCCGACCTGCGGCTGATCTGGACCAACCAGCTGGCCTGGGCCACCCTGCAAGACCTCGCCCCGGCCCTGCGCAACAGCTTCGGGGTGGGACTCGACGACCTGCTCGGCGGCTCGATCCACCGCTTCCACCAAGACCCTTCGCGGATCGAGCGGATTCTGCACGAGGCCGGCGGCCTGCCCCGCACCGCGGTGTTCACCTTCGGCGGCGTCACCCTGCGCACCCTGATCAACGCCGTCACCGACGGCTACGGCACCCGGCTCGGCTACGTGGTGGTCTGGGACAACGTCACCGACCGGAATGCCCGGGCCAGCGCCACCTTCGCCGGCAGCGAGGAGGTCACCGGCCGGCTCGACGCACTCTCGCGCAGCCTGGCCGAGACCGCGGGCGACACCTCGCTCCAGGCCACCAACGCGGCCGGGGCCACCGACCAGATGAACTCCGCGGTGCGGGAGATCGCCCGGGCCTCGTCGGAGGCCACCGACCAGGTGCAGCGCACGGTGGAGGCGACGGCCGACAGCCTCAAGCAGCTGCGCCGGCTCCAGACGATGAGCAGCGAGATCGGCGGCATTCTGCGGATGATCGAGACGGTGGCCGGGCAGACCAAGATGCTGGCGCTGAACGCCACGATCGAGGCGGCCCGGGCCGGTGAGGCGGGCAAGGGCTTCGCCGTGGTGGCCGACGAGGTCAAGCAGCTGGCCGAGACCACCACCGGCAGCATCAGCGACATCGAGAACAAGATCAAGGACATCCAGCAGGCCGCGAACGGCAGCGCGGAGGCCACGGCCGGGATCGACGCGCTGGTCGACCGGATCCGGGAGTCGCAGGAGACCATCGCCGCCGCGATCGAGCAGCAGTCGGCCACCACCGCCAGCATCGCGGACACCATCTCGGTGATCGCCGAGCGGGCCCAGCACACCTCCGACCAGGCCACGCAGGTGCAGCACGCGGTGAACTCGGTGCAGGACCAGACCCGGGTGCTGCGCGAGATCATCGACGCCTGA